A stretch of DNA from Deltaproteobacteria bacterium:
CGCCCACCCAGAGATAGACGACACTTTTTCACTGGCCAATATCAAAGTACCTAAGGCGGGCATCATGCCCTTTATGCCCATGCTTCCCATGCCTGTCGTTACTGAGTCTCCCGTTACCCAAGCCGAAGCTGAAGCCTTAAGAGATGCTATGGCGCGCTCCGGTAAGCTCGGTGAACAGTGGGTCAGCCAAGATAAGAAACTCGGTCTGATGGTTCTTAATCTGAATCAGAACATTCAAAAGATTGAGGACCTCTCCAAGCTCGTTCATGACATCAAGCTTACCCTAGCCCAGTATAAAATCCCCGCTACTCTGCGCTTCTCTCTCGCTGGACTCCCGGCCATCCGCAGCGATGTGGTGGAAAGTCTCAAAACCGACCAGACAACCATCATCCCTCTCGCCGGACTCCTCTTTCTTACGTTACTCACTTTGATTTTCAGAAAGCCGGTAGGCATCGCCTTGCCGCTTGCATCCGTCGGCATCGGTATTGTGTGGAGCATGGCTGTTTACGTGCTCATGGACCAAGCCATTACGGTCGTGAGCAACGCACTGCCGATTCTCTTGATGATTATCGGTATTTCCAACGGCGTTCATATCGTTGGCCGATACACCGAGGAGTCTCGCCTCGACCCCACCCATAAAGCCGCCGCCGCGCATCGCACAATGAGTCACATGATTCTTGCCTGTGGGTTAACCATTCTCACGACCGCTATTGGCTTTGCGTCTCTTCTCGCAGCACGCTCTGAGCTGCTTACCTCGATGGGCTGGCAATCGGTATCGGGGCTAGCACTGCTCTATCTTTCAATGGTCTTGCTTTTCTCCCTTTTCCTC
This window harbors:
- a CDS encoding MMPL family transporter, which produces MIELLLHKIDANRGGILVLFAVLTVASLALSTKLPIDFSPETIFHGNDDLVEPQEAFVKTFGVHRHVVLVVLESLDETTLLEPAHLTWMYDSSAALIAHPEIDDTFSLANIKVPKAGIMPFMPMLPMPVVTESPVTQAEAEALRDAMARSGKLGEQWVSQDKKLGLMVLNLNQNIQKIEDLSKLVHDIKLTLAQYKIPATLRFSLAGLPAIRSDVVESLKTDQTTIIPLAGLLFLTLLTLIFRKPVGIALPLASVGIGIVWSMAVYVLMDQAITVVSNALPILLMIIGISNGVHIVGRYTEESRLDPTHKAAAAHRTMSHMILACGLTILTTAIGFASLLAARSELLTSMGWQSVSGLALLYLSMVLLFSLFLGKFEAPNQPNSKTPVAAFVRFISRRVVQYRFAWFAIALSCIAAGLWSASSVKINSEFMETYTEEHPMMQTL